Proteins from a single region of Psilocybe cubensis strain MGC-MH-2018 chromosome 3, whole genome shotgun sequence:
- a CDS encoding rDNA transcriptional regulator pol5: protein MAVDHKLPSLRPSHRGFHKLGMNSSKRARSPEEGGGDRPSKKPTLAIGGITDRVNDRHLSVSSTSSSRQPSEDWVQQTGGLSIDSPLYAASDHDNSFASRSGQNIGDVDMVMDSEESNENVHTDLEKPQLSPLHIVSYPLSKPEQHIQDQHPSQQGPSSSPRHQYSTRYAERVFGPTVPPLINVVPATPISVQHPSQHRVDSSDNSSGLMFSLSQPSTPPPSDIAPMSVSPAASFAQLGSVMSPKRRVVFGPRSNFREMQVVERADPTKVMTTTLPLFWHLSSASKKERIDASVKLVGSLEQFQAQFTQKVAPVSSVSDDEDDADDTPKSDGLDLLNAQDVSYSIRRLIRGLASSRESSRLGFAVALTELLSRIDTVTCSQILSIIVESTKHQGSMTGQEERDVMFSKLFGVMSVIQSGLIVRTKPLATSASSSTSASSAESYEQIITLLVELGEKKSWLRESAWFAISLAVSALHQSEVPWKDTAVDKTVQILFVLNTVWSTEKIALALILQEYYPKHDWKVVLSPHFKSPDLLSSGNLLESTADEDGSKDPSKAPSGTWKPQVNFAWDIILDQLLPGPNSSKPPKGSFQDFFRIVVDESLFSSTASSQRKYWGFQVFQKSLKRVSEDTMPMLFTKNFMRSWINHLSKKDRYLHKIAQQTATEVQTFVERKPQLGFALILQLTGVNGSQQFDKLTRTKTVESILPSLDSKGIQSYIDHLLAQVNEPENSGVDIAATNSRRAWIIEQLGGLIRNGKIPKEDEWVLSVLNWYVVNGLFVIKKKSSKSPIIPLRTIPNPVFSDDLRRSCRDRLLACLSDLGGQVTAIKHDDKVTRINAVASDGEFWVAKVLSTIESLEQDEKHVEAIVEVDKEDAALFAKAHQTIAKLRKVLHGKSEAAQGAELLLLGTLLERRCVGEDDDNGESDSLEICIEAISRMLLSDNKKKKKTKESTEESDHEPVDVLVDTIIGFLEKSTAYMRTIGNQVFALLSGSIKESTIDLIVTQLERRDPSQLAEDDEDDEDDDMEDVEDEEGDEESDSDEDSGQGDEISSEDGDDEEDPELRRKIEEALRVNGIEPATGETDSEDEELMDDDQMMAIDEQLAQVFRSRANERKSGKNLDVQREATHFKNRVLDLVDTYLKKQPSNSLVLRLITPLIDIVSTASQDERQLADKARGILRSRFGKSKEIPTDADIEQLSLVASNIHTLARKTHSSDLVSILSLCSVYLAKIFVHLKSESALVENYRQSLVDFITRKNSSLNSHFFQDFIRRFPVQAWALRQDFINLCTKSVNTYRQCQLLQLLELLIGLLPSMPEQTGEAVTFMPILRQLLLELITDSCDEKASLTSVQLKEVFKLALLSVKQTKRISPAKVQSIWDHKSWISLQSKLKTSRFKTSPALHKMCEQIANSIGAASEENGVETAAPKRKADDEEVESVVTKTNKRKKTKGNK, encoded by the exons ATGGCAGTAGATCATAAGCTTCCTTCTTTGCGTCCATCACACAGAGGTTTCCACAAGTTGGGAATGAATTCAAGCAAGAGAGCGCGTTCTCCAGAAGAGGGTGGGGGTGACAGGCCTTCG AAAAAGCCTACTTTGGCCATAGGTGGAATTACTGACCGTGTCAATGATCGTCATTTGAGCGTGAGCTCAACGAGCAGTAGTCGACAGCCTTCTGAGGATTGGGTGCAACAGACAGGAGGGCTCTCTATCGACAGCCCTCTTTATGCTGCATCTGATCACGACAATTCCTTTGCATCGAGATCTGGACAGAATATTGGGGATGTGGATATG GTCATGGATTCTGAGGAAAGTAACGAAAACGTGCACACAGACTTGGAAAAGCCACAACTTTCTCCTCTCCATATTGTGTCATACCCCCTTTCAAAACCTGAGCAACATATACAAGATCAGCACCCTTCACAGCAAGGTCCAAGTAGCTCCCCTCGACATCAATACTCAACGCGCTATGCTGAAAGGGTGTTTGGTCCGACCGTGCCACCGCTTATAAACGTCGTCCCAGCGACTCCCATTAGTGTTCAACATCCATCACAGCACCGGGTTGATAGCAGTGATAATTCATCTGGATTGATGTTTTCGCTGTCACAACCATCCACTCCACCTCCTTCTGACATTGCGCCAATGTCTGTCTCGCCTGCAGCCTCCTTTGCTCAACTAGGATCCGTAATGTCGCCGAAAAGACGCGTCGTTTTCGGTCCACGATCAAATT TTAGAGAAATGCAAGTTGTCGAGCGCGCCGACCCCACAAAAGTAATGACCACGACACTTCCTCTCTTCTGGCATCTTTCATCTGCATCCAAGAAGGAACGTATAGATGCTTCAGTAAAACTTGTCGGATCTTTGGAGCAATTTCAAGCTCAATTTACTCAAAAGGTCGCACCAGTATCCTCAGTttctgacgacgaagatgatgcCGACGATACACCAAAATCAGATGGACTTGATTTGCTCAACGCTCAGGACGTGTCCTACTCAATACGGAGGCTTATTAGAGGTCTAGCCAGTTCGAGGGAAAGTAGTAGATTGGGTTTTGCGGTGGCTCTTACCGAG CTTCTATCTCGTATAGACACAGTGACATGCTCCCAGATATTGAGTATCATTGTTGAAAGCACCAAACATCAAGGATCCATGACCGGCCAAGAAGAACGCGATGTTATGTTCTCCAAGTTATTTGGCGTCATGTCGGTCATCCAGTCTGGCCTTATTGTACGAACAAAACCTCTTGCTACTTCTGCTTCGTCTTCTACTTCCGCTTCGTCCGCGGAAAGTTATGAGCAAATCATTACTCTCCTCGTTGAACTCGGCGAAAAGAAATCTTGGCTACGGGAGAGTGCTTGGTTTGCCATTAGTTTGGCAGTAAGCGCGTTGCATCAATCTGAAGTTCCTTGGAAGGATACAGCTGTCGATAAAACAGTCCAAATACTCTTCGTCTTAAATACTGTGTGGTCAACGGAGAAGATTGCATTGGCTCTGATACTTCAAGAGTATTATCCCAAACACGACTGGAAAGTAGTCCTCTCACCGCACTTCAAAAGTCCGGATCTATTAAGTTCAGGAAATCTTTTG GAATCAACAGCCGACGAAGACGGCTCCAAGGATCCCAGCAAAGCCCCAAGCGGTACTTGGAAACCACAGGTCAATTTTGCTTGGGATATCATTCTCGACCAGTTGTTGCCTGGCCCCAACTCCTCAAAACCTCCCAAAGGTTCTTTTCAAGATTTCTTCAGGATTGTTGTTGATG AATCACTGTTCTCTTCAACAGCTTCTTCCCAGCGGAAGTACTGGGGTTTCCAGGTGTTCCAGAAGTCTTTGAAGAGGGTATCCGAAGACACCATGCCCATGTTGTTTACGAAAAACTTTATGAGATCGTGGATCAATCATCTCTCTAAAAAAGACCGATACCTGCACAAAATTGCCCAACAAACG GCTACAGAGGTTCAAACCTTCGTCGAAAGAAAGCCGCAATTAGGCTTTGCACTAATTCTGCAACTCACCGGAGTCAATGGGAGTCAACAATTTGACAAATTGACTAGGACCAAGACCGTCGAGTCTATACTACCATCCCTCGATTCAAAAGGAATTCAAAGTTATATCGACCATCTTCTAGCACAAGTCAACGAACCTGAAAATAGTGG GGTTGATATTGCCGCCACCAATTCACGAAGAGCATGGATCATTGAACAGCTCGGTGGTTTAATTCGAAATGGTAAAATTCCCAAAGAAGATGAATGGGTTCTTTCCGTTTTGAATTGGTATGTTGTCAACGGCCTTTTCGTTATCAAAAAGAAATCATCGAAGAGCCCTATCATTCCG CTTCGCACGATTCCAAATCCCGTTTTCTCTGACGACCTAAGGCGTAGTTGTCGTGATCGTTTGTTAGCGTGTTTAAGCGACCTCGGCGGTCAGGTAACTGCTATTAAACATG ACGACAAGGTAACGAGAATCAACGCCGTTGCTTCTGATGGTGAATTCTGGGTTGCAAAAGTTCTATCAACCATCGAGTCACTGGAACAGGATGAAAAGCATGTTGAGGCCATTGTTGAAGTCGATAAAGAGGATGCAGCTCTATTCGCCAAAGCCCACCAAACAATAGCCAAACTACGAAAA GTCTTACATGGTAAATCGGAAGCAGCTCAAGGTGCCGAATTGCTTCTGCTCGGAACTTTATTAGAACGCCGTTGTGTTGGTGAGGACGATGATAACGGGGAGTCCGATTCTCTAGAG ATATGCATTGAAGCTATTTCGCGCATGCTTCTTTCTGAtaacaagaagaagaagaaaactaAAGAGTCTACAGAGGAATCTGATCACGAGCCAGTCGATGTCCTCGTCGATACAATTATCGGATTCTTAGAGAAGTCAactgcatatatgcgcacaaTCGGCAACCAGGTTTTCGCTTTGCTATCAGGGTCAATCAAGGAATCCACCATTGATCTTATTGTAACG CAATTGGAAAGACGAGATCCATCCCAACTTGcggaagacgatgaagacgatgaagatgacgacatggaagatgttgaggacgaagaaggcGACGAAGAATCAGACTCTGATGAAGACAGCGGACAGGGAGATGAAATTTCTTCAGAGGATggtgacgatgaagaggaccCGGAGCTAAGACGTAAAATCGAGGAAGCCTTAAGGGTGAATGGAATCGAGCCTGCTACTGGTGAAACAGAcagcgaagacgaagaactCATGGATGACGATCAAATGATGGCCATCGACGAGCAATTAGCCCAAGTCTTCCGTAGTCGCGCAAACGAGAGAAAATCAGGCAAAA ATCTCGATGTCCAACGGGAGGCCACGCATTTCAAAAATCGTGTTCTCGACCTTGTAGATACATATTTAAAGAAACAACCCTCAAATTCTCTAGTTCTGCGCTTAATCACCCCTCTCATCGATATCGTCTCAACTGCCAGTCAAGATGAAAGGCAGCTGGCAGACAAAGCCCGTGGCATTCTTCGTTCACGTTTTGGAAAGTCAAAAGAAATCCCCACAGACGCCGATATAGAACAACTTTCTCTCGTCGCATCCAACATACACACTCTGGCACGGAAAACACATTCGTCTGACCTCGTTTCCATTCTCAGCCTGTGCAGTGTATACCTCGCCAAAATATTTGTCCATTTGAAATCCGAAAGCGCACTTGTCGAAAATTACAGGCAGTCCCTCGTTGACTTTATTACCCGGAAGAACTCTTCCCTTAACTCTCATTTCTTCCAAGACTTCATACGCCGCTTCCCAGTGCAGGCATGGGCCCTTCGCCAAGATTTTATAAATCTTTGCACGAAGTCGGTCAACACATATCGACAATGCCAACTGTTACAACTCCTTGAACTCCTTATTGGGTTGTTACCTTCAATG CCTGAACAGACCGGCGAGGCAGTCACATTTATGCCAATACTGAGACAACTTCTCTTGGAACTCATAACCGATTCTTGTGACGAAAAGGCATCTCTCACGTCGGTTCAGTTGAAAGAAGTATTCAAACTTGCATTGTTATCTGTTAAACAAACCAAGCGTATATCTCCTGCGAAGGTCCAGTCGATATGGGATCATAAATCCTGGATATCTTTGCAATCTAAACTCAAAACTTCTCGCTTCAAAACTTCCCCCGCACTCCACAAGATGTGCGAACAAATTGCCAACTCGATAGGTGCCGCTTCTGAGGAGAATGGGGTTGAAACTGCTGCACCAAAACGGAAGgcagacgacgaggaagtaGAATCAGTTGTTACTAAAACTAACAAACGCAAAAAAACGAAGGGAAACAAGTAA